One Brachybacterium kimchii genomic window carries:
- a CDS encoding single-stranded DNA-binding protein, translating into MANDTIITVVGNLTADPELRFTQSGVAVASFTIASTPRTFNRQSNQWEDGEALFLRCSLWRDAAENAAESLEKGTRVVAQGRLKQRSFTDREGNNRTSIELDVDEIGPSLRYATAKANKVQRGGGGGFNGGGQRGGQGGQGNQGGGFGGPQGGQGGGFSGGGQGGYGGNQGGGADQDPWAGGNQGGYDDPPF; encoded by the coding sequence ATGGCCAATGACACGATCATCACGGTGGTCGGGAACCTGACGGCCGATCCCGAGCTGCGCTTCACGCAGTCCGGCGTCGCCGTGGCCTCCTTCACCATCGCCTCCACCCCCCGCACGTTCAACCGCCAGTCGAACCAGTGGGAGGACGGCGAGGCCCTGTTCCTGCGCTGCTCGCTGTGGCGCGACGCCGCCGAGAACGCGGCGGAGTCCCTCGAGAAGGGCACCCGCGTGGTCGCGCAGGGCCGCCTCAAGCAGCGCTCCTTCACCGACCGCGAGGGCAACAACCGCACCTCGATCGAGCTGGACGTCGACGAGATCGGCCCGTCCCTGCGCTACGCCACCGCGAAGGCCAACAAGGTCCAGCGCGGCGGCGGCGGAGGATTCAACGGCGGCGGTCAGCGCGGCGGCCAGGGCGGCCAGGGCAACCAGGGCGGCGGCTTCGGCGGCCCCCAGGGCGGCCAGGGCGGCGGCTTCTCCGGAGGCGGCCAGGGCGGCTACGGCGGGAACCAGGGCGGCGGCGCCGACCAGGACCCGTGGGCCGGCGGCAACCAGGGCGGGTACGACGACCCGCCGTTCTGA
- the rpsF gene encoding 30S ribosomal protein S6 yields the protein MRKYEMVVILDPSIDERTVGTTFEKLVQVIPAEGGTIDEVDVWGKRKFAYEIQKKSEGVYVVLSFTAKSETAKELDRQLGLNESVLRTKLMRLDAK from the coding sequence ATGCGCAAGTACGAGATGGTCGTCATCCTCGACCCTTCGATCGACGAGCGGACCGTCGGCACCACTTTTGAGAAGCTCGTGCAGGTCATCCCTGCCGAAGGCGGAACCATCGACGAGGTGGACGTCTGGGGCAAGCGGAAGTTCGCCTACGAGATCCAGAAGAAGTCCGAGGGCGTGTACGTCGTCCTGTCCTTCACCGCGAAGTCGGAGACCGCCAAGGAGCTCGACCGCCAGCTCGGACTCAACGAGTCCGTCCTGCGCACGAAGCTCATGCGTCTCGACGCGAAGTGA
- a CDS encoding transglycosylase domain-containing protein, translated as MSDSRGPSRPSSGSGRDGGSGTGRSRGAGDGASSARKQFPGAQGRSRTNGAGAGKGAGKSSGRSAGAGSAAGRSANEGSPKGTSRTARRAGTAGAGAAGASGAAKNGAAKNGTAKSGTAKRSTSAAAGSGRGGRGGRGTAKRTGLAAALNYPRAGKKGPLRWLPSLRMFGGAIALIVLLGLGGAVWLYNSTDVPQADDVAVAQTTRVYFSDGKTEMGQFSEVNRTILPNDEIPQTVKDAVVASEDTTFYENRGVSPKGIVRALWNNLKGGSRQGGSTITQQYVERYYTGTTTSYTGKVKEMIMALKADQELSKDEILSRYLNTIYFGRGAYGIQAASEAYFGKDAKDLDESEAALLVAVIPAPSAYDPANDKEASAKKWDRVITREVNMTGSLTEEQADKLEFPETSKNKQQNYLEGTNGYLLMMVRSELEREGFTEEEINTGGYKIVSTVSKKDQDITVDTIDGLKDEGRPDANRVGTMSIDPDSGAITAMYGGPDFVKQSINDATQSRMQAGSIFKTFALVAGLENGYGLNSTWDGNSPRTFGGWTVNNFGHTSYGPISLRQATTNSVNTAYAGLNVAMGPEKTRKMAVQLGIPEKTPGLDDNANNVLGSASPTVREMAEAYATIAAKGVHHQSYIVDSVSNPDGSDEYEHKDSSKRVLDEKVAINATVALQGPPSTGSARSVAGVMGGRPVAGKTGTSESFKSAWFVGFTPQMVTAVGMFQPSEDGKSEEQLTPFGGVSSMTGGSWPATIWGRIMSQTLEGEPIEQFDGEVVLDNQKSSAGNATKAPVTQAPQTKAPTTTQAPTTEEPSKEPTEEPSDEESSKTEKPTEEESSKTEKPTEEESSKTEKPTDKESDKDDSDKGKDDSKDSDKDKGGDSDKSTGDSGDSKDSGDKSGDSGDDKGSGDKSTGDSGKGSGDKSTGKDSDSDDSK; from the coding sequence CAGCCGCCGGCCGATCCGCGAACGAGGGCTCGCCCAAGGGCACCAGCCGCACCGCACGCCGCGCCGGCACCGCCGGGGCCGGCGCCGCGGGCGCGAGCGGCGCAGCGAAGAACGGCGCAGCGAAGAACGGGACCGCGAAGAGCGGGACCGCGAAGCGCAGCACCTCGGCCGCGGCCGGCTCGGGCCGCGGCGGACGCGGGGGTCGTGGGACGGCCAAGCGCACAGGTCTGGCCGCCGCGCTGAACTACCCGCGCGCCGGCAAGAAGGGCCCGCTGCGCTGGCTCCCCTCGCTGCGCATGTTCGGCGGCGCCATCGCGCTGATCGTGCTGCTGGGTCTGGGCGGAGCCGTCTGGCTCTACAACTCGACCGACGTCCCCCAGGCCGACGACGTCGCCGTCGCCCAGACCACGCGCGTCTACTTCTCCGACGGCAAGACCGAGATGGGGCAGTTCTCCGAGGTCAACCGCACGATCCTGCCCAATGACGAGATCCCGCAGACGGTGAAGGACGCGGTCGTCGCGAGCGAGGACACCACCTTCTACGAGAACCGCGGCGTGTCCCCGAAGGGCATCGTGCGCGCACTCTGGAACAACCTGAAGGGCGGCTCCCGCCAGGGCGGATCGACCATCACCCAGCAGTACGTGGAGCGGTACTACACGGGCACCACCACCTCCTACACCGGCAAGGTGAAGGAGATGATCATGGCGCTCAAGGCCGACCAGGAGCTCAGCAAGGACGAGATCCTCTCCCGCTACCTCAACACCATCTACTTCGGGCGCGGCGCCTACGGCATCCAGGCCGCCTCCGAGGCCTACTTCGGCAAGGACGCGAAGGACCTCGACGAGTCCGAGGCGGCGCTGCTGGTGGCCGTGATCCCGGCACCCTCGGCCTACGACCCCGCGAACGACAAGGAGGCGTCGGCCAAGAAGTGGGACCGCGTGATCACCCGCGAGGTGAACATGACCGGCTCCCTCACCGAGGAGCAGGCCGACAAGCTCGAGTTCCCCGAGACCTCGAAGAACAAGCAGCAGAACTACCTCGAGGGCACCAACGGCTACCTGCTGATGATGGTGCGCAGCGAGCTCGAGCGCGAGGGCTTCACCGAGGAGGAGATCAACACCGGCGGGTACAAGATCGTCTCCACGGTCTCCAAGAAGGACCAGGACATCACCGTCGACACCATCGACGGGCTGAAGGACGAGGGCCGGCCCGACGCCAACCGCGTGGGCACGATGTCGATCGACCCCGATTCCGGCGCGATCACCGCGATGTACGGCGGCCCCGACTTCGTGAAGCAGTCGATCAACGACGCCACCCAGTCGCGCATGCAGGCCGGCTCGATCTTCAAGACGTTCGCCCTGGTCGCGGGCCTCGAGAACGGCTACGGCCTGAACTCGACCTGGGACGGCAACTCGCCGCGCACCTTCGGCGGCTGGACGGTGAACAACTTCGGCCACACCTCCTACGGCCCGATCAGTCTCCGGCAGGCGACCACGAACTCGGTGAACACCGCGTACGCCGGGCTGAACGTCGCCATGGGGCCCGAGAAGACCCGCAAGATGGCGGTCCAGCTGGGAATCCCCGAGAAGACCCCGGGTCTGGACGACAACGCGAACAACGTGCTGGGCAGCGCCTCGCCGACGGTCCGCGAGATGGCCGAGGCGTACGCGACGATCGCCGCCAAGGGCGTCCACCACCAGTCCTACATCGTGGACTCCGTGTCCAACCCCGACGGCTCCGACGAGTACGAGCACAAGGACAGCTCGAAGCGCGTGCTCGACGAGAAGGTCGCGATCAACGCGACCGTGGCCCTGCAGGGCCCGCCGTCCACCGGCTCGGCCCGCAGCGTCGCCGGCGTGATGGGCGGTCGCCCCGTCGCCGGCAAGACCGGCACCTCCGAGAGCTTCAAGTCGGCCTGGTTCGTGGGCTTCACCCCGCAGATGGTGACCGCGGTCGGTATGTTCCAGCCCTCCGAGGACGGCAAGAGCGAGGAGCAGCTCACCCCGTTCGGCGGCGTCTCCAGCATGACCGGCGGCTCGTGGCCGGCGACGATCTGGGGCCGCATCATGTCCCAGACCCTCGAGGGCGAGCCCATCGAGCAGTTCGACGGCGAGGTCGTCCTGGACAACCAGAAGTCCTCCGCGGGCAACGCCACCAAGGCGCCCGTCACGCAGGCCCCGCAGACGAAGGCCCCGACCACCACGCAGGCACCCACCACGGAGGAGCCCAGCAAGGAGCCGACCGAGGAGCCCAGCGACGAGGAGTCCTCGAAGACCGAGAAGCCGACCGAGGAGGAGTCCTCGAAGACCGAGAAGCCCACTGAGGAGGAGTCCTCGAAGACCGAGAAGCCCACGGACAAGGAGTCCGACAAGGACGACTCGGACAAGGGCAAGGACGACTCGAAGGACTCCGACAAGGACAAGGGCGGGGACTCCGACAAGAGCACGGGCGACTCGGGCGACTCGAAGGACTCCGGCGACAAGAGCGGGGACTCCGGGGACGACAAGGGTTCGGGCGACAAGAGCACGGGCGACTCGGGCAAGGGCTCGGGCGACAAGAGCACGGGCAAGGACTCCGACTCGGACGACTCCAAGTAG